AAGAACAAACTCTAATACACAGACAAAGACGTAAGACGTTCGAGAAAGATTCTTAAGAAACAAACGGAAATCACCGTCGGTGATGCCGCTTTATATATTCAATCAGATCATGACTGTTAACTCTAGCCATGAACAGAATAAGCCCATTCCTCAGCAAAGCAACAAGCCAGCCCATTATTCAGCAATGGCCCATATTAAACTCATACAAAGAACACCAATAAACAAAATATAAGAACACGAAcacacaaaataaaaataaacttaACCAAAAATAACACTAAACTTTCCAACAGTTTCATTAACATTTAGTCAACAACAAGATTGAAAATGAATATCTATTTCAACAGAGATCAAACAAAGCTAATAGGTTTCGGCCTTTCATAGTATACTTCTTCCATATTATAAATCTACTAGCTAACGACAGTTTTATTTGAGAAGCATAAATTAGTGATTTATACTAAAATATTTAGGAAACTATATTAGAAACAAATATTTCAATAAATAGTAGTTGATAGTTTGTGTTGGTAATTAAGAAATCTACTTACTAATTGAGTTTTTAAGCACGACTGTTTTATGTTGCTTGTTAaattttataatatataaaaaatattttatagtTTTCTAAAATATTGTTAATCCATTTGTGTGTTTGGAAATTTAATCATTTGGCATCAGAGCTTTGGTTTATATGGTTGGTCGTATTCCACGTGGACATGGAAGACCATTTGGTCCTATTACTCGTGGAACCGCTTATCAAAATTCAAACATGACATAGAGATTGATGCATACAACTACGGGTGCGAGAACTCAGAGACCAAACATGGCTCACCAACACAAGAAACGAATCTGAACTGTGTGACAACGTTAAGAATAACGTCTATCCTTTATTCTTTTTGGTGAAGGTTACATGCCGAGGTTTTTTGTTTAGACACAACAATGTTTTTGAGTTAAGAATCCTACCTCATCAGATACAAAAATAATACCTATGTATTATCAATCTTTATAAACAATGTGACTAAGTACCCTTTTGACAAATCGTGTAAACCAATAagcaaacaaataataatatgaTATATAATACAAAAAAATATCGGAATCTTCCTTCTTCCATAGACAAGATCTCTTTCCTACcattgattttgataacaaactAAGGTCAACGCGGGAAGAAATGGCTATTGTCGACAGTAGCAACGGAACTAGAACTATCACTGTAAGAGTAATGTTGCGATTTTTGTGGGATGTTATTGAGCTCCATAGTTTTCTCATCTATAAAAGGCGGATTAGCCGGGAGGGGTAAAGGTTCGTCGTCTTTTGCTAGCATTTTGAGTACAGTTGACATAGATGGTCGTAAATCTGGAGCTTCTTGAGTGCAAAGAAGTCCTACTTGTACCACTTTTATAGCTTCTTTCTGGTAATTGATGTTCGGATATATATGCATCATTAGGTTCGGGTCAAATATTTCCTCCACCTTATTTTGCTGGAAATGATTCCACGCCTGTTTCGTCCACAAATAACAAACACAAACCGATTAATATCTGCATACGCTCCAATAGTTCAATGTGTACAACTATTTACTATAGCAACAAGAATTGCATagtgtaaaaataatataaagttTAGAGAATAAAAATTATTATACTTACGATAGCAACTAAGCTGTCGGTATATTCTGTGGTTTTGCTTTTGTTGTTTTCCATTCCAGTGACAACCTCCAAAATCAGAACGCCAAAGCTATAGACATCAGCCTTTTCGGTTAACTGACCATGGGCTAGGTACTCCGGAGCCATGTATCCTCTATTCATGTCAAAAAAAGATAACAAATtagccaaaaaaaaattataattctAACGGAAGAAAATAAGCCACTACTAGAAAAATGTCAATTTGTTACGAAAATTTCTAACGCAAAAAAATGCGTTACAAATTCGGACATATTTGCAACGTATTTTTGACAGAAAAAAATGCGTCAGAAGGTGCGTTGCAAAACTTTAAGCTCTAAACTAAAATTGCGTTGAAAATTCGTCCCAAATTTCCGACACCATATTTTTGCCTTAAATGCGTTAAAGATTGCATAGTAAATGCGTAGCAAATAGTTTTCAACGGGGCTTTTTTCAACATCAAGGTTTTGTTGCAAATGCGTAGCAAACCTGAATTTGCTACGCAATTGTAACGGAAAAGCTTGTTAGAAAATGACAAATTTCTAGTAGCTACTACTTACAGTGTTCCCGCAATGGCGGTGCTGATGTGGCTCTTATCATCTTGAAAAGATCTAGCCAACCCGAAATCAGCTATTTTAGCGCGAAACCTCAAGTCTAATAAGATATTAGAAGCTTTAATATCTCGGTGAATTATCCGACATCTGGTGTTCTCATGGAGGTAAACAAGGCCTTCTGCTGTACCAATTATAATCTCAAATCTCTTCTCCCAGTTTAACGCCTTCCCCTTTGTTGCATCTACAGAAGTTTACACAAATGAGACGAATAACAGTTAGCCCGATAAAGAATGACCGACGGTAATTGACTAATTGACAAATTTAAACTAACCAAAAATGTAGCGGTCGAGGCTCATGTTGGGTAGATATTCATATACAAGAATGCTTTCAGGTCCCGAACAGCTGCATCCTAACAACCTAACCAGGTTTTTATGTTCAACACTGCTAATCATGTTAACTTCGTTATAAAAATCTGCCGCTCTGAATTTGTTGTTGAAATAAAGTCTCTTCACCGCAATCTCTCTTCCATCTTGAAGAACCCCCTGACAGATTTTCACTATTCACATTAGTTTATAATTTTGTATAATAGACCAAAACTATTACTTtgaaccatagttattaaaggcgttaggcgcactcaaggcgcataggtctCGCCTGTGGCCTAGgtgcaaggcgcaaaaaaagcgcggGCCTGAGAAAAAAAAGCGCACaacaaaaaaaacttaaaatatttttatataatagaaaattaatactcttcttcaaataaaataaaactaaagctattatataacattttctatcgtctatttagtaccaaaagttataAACGCTTGTTTATAAGTGTAGAAAAATAGTTTTCTTTAGATAAAAGTAGGAAATCTAGTCGGAATCTTGCCAGAATTTTaagaatttggccggaaactctCCAGAATCTAGGAATCTCACTGGAATATGCGCATGAACCATCACCTAAAGAACTAAAGCGCAATTGCCTTGACTTAAGGCGCAATTGCCTCGCCTTGATAGGAAATTGGGCCTAGGCACAAAAGGCgctggcttttaacaactatgcttTGAACATTAAAGTAACAACCTTGTAGACGGTCCCAAATCCTCCTTGTCCGAGCTTATTCGACTCGTCCCAATTTCCTGTGGCTTTCTCAACAGTAAGGTATTTGAAGTTTAAGCTACTATCGTTAAGCATCTTCGACAGTTTCTTGACATCATAAGACCCTGAAACATTAAACAATCGTTAACTTTGTTTTCATGaattttacattttatgtatgcTGTTAATTACTAATGTTTTTATGGTGACTTATAAGTTATAGTTATACCTTTTCTCTTCTTCTGTATATATCTATGTTTCCGGATATACAAAACAACTATCAATGCAACGGTTAACACCACCAAAGCGCTAACGACAGAAACAACAATAGCTATTATCTTCCCTACAAAGCCCATGAACAAAAAATACCATTAGAACACAGAAGTGTTATGTAGATAACTTTTACGGTTTGATTCGCTATTTCAATATCATTTTTGTTACCTTTATTGCTAGAGTTGCTTGCGGCTGGTATAGGATTGAAAAAATCAGTATCCGAATACCTCATAAAACACCCCGTGTTCAACACACGGCCCTCGGACCATGGTATGCATTTCGTTATTGTCTCAGACGCGTTCTCCAAACACGCCCTACAAGCACTCGGACTCAACGTCCTCCAGCATTGTGCCAGCACATACACTGACTCATTTCGACTAGCTGTCAGCAACGGAACCCTCGCAAAGTAATCACTACTTCTTGTTGCATCCGTTACAGCGTTTAACACAGCCTGTTTTACCGTATCTTGAAACAATGTATTCTTTCTAGTTGTATTCCCACAAACATACGTGTCGTTAGGCCCGGTATACTCATGGTAAAAGCTGTAATTCTGTACTCGCATAAAACAACCGTCGAGGTAAATTCGACCACCGTTGTTTGGAAAGCAGCTGGGAAGAACAGTACGGGCTTCCGAATAGCATATGACGCAATCTTGTGAAGTGAGATCACCGTAACATTGGGCAAGTCCGTAGTTACTGTCGGGTCCAGTTCCCACGACTGCTGTTCCGTTAAGTGAAGTTCGCATTTGGTTGCCAATTCGTCCCATCACGTTAATGAAGTTTGGGACGAAAAGTGTTTGATTGTGCTCTCTTTGTTGATCACATTCCGTTTTTACTATTTGCGATCGGGGTTCACCTACTGTTCTTGCTACTCCTTGTAGAACTATGATTAAAGCAATGAGAACTGAAATTGTATGTGCTGATTTCTCCATCTTATATAAAGTTAACGACTTATCGAAAGCGCATTTCTTTGGCTAGAGAGGCTGTTCAAGAACATGAAATTTAAACCATTGTGACATAAGTGCAAGAAGTATACAAATAATTATTAACATAAGTGTAATGATTTATAAAAAGTTCATAACATGATAATGTGTCAAAGTTGTATCTAGTGATTGACATATTGATGCCACTAGTGATTTATGAAAAATCATAAGAACATAATAAATAtatggcaaattggatttaaataatcccaactcactgttattggccaataataatcccaactcatttaatcaccaataataatccgaactattcacttttatttgtaaaatactcccagttaaaaaaacactaactaggttaaaaatttgctgatgtggcatctgCTGTGGCCCTATTAGCTGATGTGTCATATGATGTGGCAGTTGATGTggcatttttgatgacgtggcagctgatgtggtAGTCTACGTGGCATTTTTATGACGTGGCGGCTGATGTGGCAGTCTACGTGGCATTTTCCGATTACGTGGCAACTGATGTGGCATGTGACGTGGCAAGCCATATCAgcaaatttttaacctagttagtgtttttttaactgggagtattttacaaataaaagtgaatagttcggattattattggtgattaaatgagttgggattattattggccaataacagtgagttgggattatttaaatccaatttaccTAAATATATTGATTCttaaaatgataaatttgaaATAAATTTACCTATCTTGAGTATTATTCTCATTCATTCCTTGAAAATCTATAATAAAAATGTTAGAAAATCTATATTCTTGTTTTAAGTTTGTAAAAAAGGACTAtaatattgttattgttattgttattgttataataacaataaataaataaataaataaataaataaaagtaaaagAAATATAAGACAAGGTATTTGTATCAGTAGGAATCCAacagaagaaaaaaaaatcaaaggttGGCTCAAGAATAATGTGTAAGGCATGATTCAGTCAATCTCTAATTTTTCTTCTTCTGTGGCTTGGGAAGTATGTGTAAGAAATGCTTAAGGCAGTCTCTGATTTTTCTTCTTCTGCTGGATTTCCACTAGTGTCAGCTCTGATACGATCATATGTTAATATGATATATCTTTTATTTCTTTTACAAGACATTGCattatgttatattatattatttttctACTGGCAA
This genomic stretch from Helianthus annuus cultivar XRQ/B chromosome 8, HanXRQr2.0-SUNRISE, whole genome shotgun sequence harbors:
- the LOC110871672 gene encoding cysteine-rich receptor-like protein kinase 2, which gives rise to MEKSAHTISVLIALIIVLQGVARTVGEPRSQIVKTECDQQREHNQTLFVPNFINVMGRIGNQMRTSLNGTAVVGTGPDSNYGLAQCYGDLTSQDCVICYSEARTVLPSCFPNNGGRIYLDGCFMRVQNYSFYHEYTGPNDTYVCGNTTRKNTLFQDTVKQAVLNAVTDATRSSDYFARVPLLTASRNESVYVLAQCWRTLSPSACRACLENASETITKCIPWSEGRVLNTGCFMRYSDTDFFNPIPAASNSSNKGKIIAIVVSVVSALVVLTVALIVVLYIRKHRYIQKKRKGSYDVKKLSKMLNDSSLNFKYLTVEKATGNWDESNKLGQGGFGTVYKGVLQDGREIAVKRLYFNNKFRAADFYNEVNMISSVEHKNLVRLLGCSCSGPESILVYEYLPNMSLDRYIFDATKGKALNWEKRFEIIIGTAEGLVYLHENTRCRIIHRDIKASNILLDLRFRAKIADFGLARSFQDDKSHISTAIAGTLGYMAPEYLAHGQLTEKADVYSFGVLILEVVTGMENNKSKTTEYTDSLVAIAWNHFQQNKVEEIFDPNLMMHIYPNINYQKEAIKVVQVGLLCTQEAPDLRPSMSTVLKMLAKDDEPLPLPANPPFIDEKTMELNNIPQKSQHYSYSDSSSSVATVDNSHFFPR